A portion of the Pseudomonas protegens CHA0 genome contains these proteins:
- a CDS encoding MerR family transcriptional regulator, with protein MYIGQAAQLSGTTIKSIRHYEAIGLLPEPARQGRYRLYDAQSVEQLIFIKCAQQLGFKLKELQQVFATHQGQAFPWDRAQAALAQKKRELQQQIEDLQQLQSRLELFETSLQQAREECPLGSR; from the coding sequence ATGTACATCGGCCAAGCCGCGCAACTGTCCGGAACCACGATCAAGAGCATCCGCCATTACGAAGCCATCGGCCTCTTGCCCGAGCCGGCGCGCCAGGGCCGCTACCGCCTGTATGACGCGCAGAGCGTCGAGCAACTGATATTCATCAAGTGCGCCCAGCAGTTGGGCTTCAAGCTCAAGGAACTGCAGCAGGTGTTCGCCACCCACCAGGGGCAAGCCTTCCCCTGGGACCGGGCCCAGGCGGCCCTGGCGCAGAAAAAGCGCGAGCTGCAACAGCAGATCGAGGATTTGCAGCAGTTGCAGAGCCGGCTCGAGCTGTTCGAGACCAGCCTGCAACAGGCGCGAGAGGAATGCCCCCTGGGCAGCCGCTAG